In one Conger conger chromosome 5, fConCon1.1, whole genome shotgun sequence genomic region, the following are encoded:
- the thap4 gene encoding THAP domain-containing protein 4, producing the protein MACTLQQAAPPLNPAVLALDWLLGSWESDEPGEGSFPTIPPFRYSETLHFTHVGQPVINFMFNASHVESKKPMHRECGFIRLQPGTNRVAFIIAQNSGLVEIEEGELTGQQLSLKTHALARTSFAKEPHVQQISREFRLRGDGKLEQTVSMATSDQPLMQHLHITYRRSS; encoded by the exons ATGGCATGTACCCTTCAACAAGCAG CGCCCCCCCTGAATCCAGCGGTGCTGGCACTGGATTGGCTCTTGGGCTCCTGGGAGTCGGACGAACCCGGGGAGGGTTCTTTTCCTACCATTCCGCCTTTTCGCTACTCGGAGACATTGCACTTCACCCACGTGGGCCAGCCCGTCATCAACTTCAT GTTTAATGCCTCCCATGTGGAGAGTAAAAAACCTATGCACAGAGAGTGTGGGTTTATCAGGCTTCAGCCAGGTACAAACAGGGTGGCTTTCATCATTGCTCAGAATTCAG GACTGGTGGAAATTGAGGAGGGTGAGCTCACAGGTCAGCAGCTGAGCCTGAAGACCCATGCACTGGCCAGAACCTCCTTCGCCAAGGAACCTCACGTCCAGCAG ATCTCCAGGGAGTTCCGACTGCGTGGGGACGGCAAACTTGAACAAACAGTCTCCATGGCTACGAGCGACCAGCCGTTGATGCAGCATTTGCACATCACATACCGCAGGTCCTCCTGA
- the LOC133128671 gene encoding bcl-2-related ovarian killer protein homolog A-like has protein sequence MRDMEMLRRSSVFAAEAIDVFNRTPNDKELVSQGKALCKDYINSRLNLAGLGWSKPELSLSAAGGLLGEVSSILLWLGDELEYLRPTVYRNVARQLNITVTSENVVSDAFLAVADQIFSAGVTWGKVVSLFAVAGALAVDCVRHDHPAMVHTIVDSFGEFVRKTLSPWLKRRGGWADITKCVVNSDPRLPHWLASAASTCGHYLKAVVFYMIRER, from the exons ATGAGGGACATGGAGATGTTGCGCCGCTCGTCGGTGTTCGCTGCCGAAGCGATAGATGTGTTCAACCGCACCCCCAATGACAAGGAGCTGGTGTCCCAGGGGAAGGCTCTGTGCAAGGACTATATTAATTCCAGGCTGAATCTAGCCGGGCTTGGCTGGTCCAAACCCGAGCTAAGCCTGTCAGCAGCCGGGGGATTGCTTGGAGAGGTGTCCTCTATCCTTCTTTGGTTAG GAGATGAGTTGGAGTACCTGCGACCGACTGTTTATCGAAATGTGGCACGCCAACTCAACATCACTGTGACCTCTGAGAACGTAGTGTCTGATGCCTTTCTGGCAGTAGCTGATCAGATCTTCTCTGCTG GAGTCACGTGGGGGAAAGTGGTGTCTCTGTTTGCAGTGGCAGGCGCTCTGGCTGTGGACTGTGTCCGGCATGACCACCCTGCCATGGTACACACCATCGTGGACAGCTTTGGCGAGTTTGTGCGCAAGACCCTTTCCCCCTGGCTGAAGAGGAGAGGTGGCTGG GCGGACATTACAAAGTGTGTGGTGAACTCGGACCCCCGCCTCCCTCACTGGCTGGCCTCTGCAGCCTCCACCTGTGGCCACTACCTGAAAGCTGTGGTCTTCTACATGATAAGGGAACGATGA